From the Desulfobacterales bacterium genome, one window contains:
- a CDS encoding tetratricopeptide repeat protein, whose protein sequence is MLFLVAVPCWAGGQDQFREAEDLWQKSEKEKAVTSYLAAIKSGELSEPQRIMAHYNVAIFYFLAEDAKKAIENTDKILISQPNHVGALSLRANCYDRLKDDAHALADWDKLLEIDPNDALVYNDRSYFYLDRGDLNKAISEMETYIKMQPDSPEQLQQLDKLKAKRSQQSKAL, encoded by the coding sequence ATGTTATTTTTGGTCGCAGTACCCTGTTGGGCCGGCGGGCAGGATCAATTCAGAGAGGCTGAAGACTTATGGCAGAAATCAGAAAAAGAAAAAGCCGTGACAAGTTATCTGGCCGCCATTAAATCCGGCGAGCTTTCCGAGCCGCAGCGTATCATGGCCCACTATAACGTCGCGATCTTCTATTTTTTGGCTGAAGATGCCAAAAAGGCCATCGAAAACACTGACAAGATTTTAATATCACAGCCCAATCATGTCGGCGCACTTAGCCTGCGCGCCAATTGCTATGATCGGCTTAAAGATGATGCGCACGCCCTTGCCGATTGGGACAAGCTCCTTGAGATAGATCCCAATGATGCCTTGGTATACAATGACCGCAGCTATTTTTATCTGGATAGAGGGGATCTTAATAAAGCCATTTCAGAAATGGAAACCTATATCAAAATGCAACCCGACAGCCCGGAGCAGTTACAACAGCTTGATAAACTCAAGGCGAAACGATCGCAACAGTCTAAGGCGTTATAG
- a CDS encoding acyl-CoA dehydratase activase, translated as MSSTRGLLGVDIGSVSVCLVEITPEKDIVYRAYAPHHGDVKGTIRDKILAGRDLSSVCGIAVTSSTPDIIRCTRTVDNRVSMISAARHFYLHFGSILFVGGEKFGILLFDADGRYRKLMTNTGCAAGTGSFLDQQAERLVLSNTEALSRMALSNKGPVPGIATRCAVFAKTDLAHAQQMGFSLPAICDGLCRGLAKNIVDTLEIHEDTPDPILFTGGVSLNEAVVNHIKAITRKEVITADTLFYGAFGAALNLLSEKDAAEPMRLHAVDELFLPSQTRRVYAYRPLKLFLSSYPDFFSKDAYEYVHEKDGSRLTVAVDRYSRPPVGEGVYLGIDIGSTSTKAVLMDKHKTVLTGFYTRTAGAPIRATQALFAAIRHMAASSGASFNLLAAGTTGAGRKFIGKLIGADLVVDEITAHALAAVELDANVDTLIEIGGQDAKFTLLENGQVTFSAMNNVCAAGTGSFIEEQAKRLGCPLADFSAAAENVAAPLASDRCTVFMERDINQYLAEGYAVNELLAATLHSVRDNYLTKVAVERRIGKNIVFQGATAKNRALVAAFEQRLEKPIRVSRYCHLTGAMGVALMLSAQPVTQSGFKGLQLSELDIPVRSEVCEYCTNHCKITVAQVDGATVAYGFLCGRDYDTGNYVSNNRSGYDLLKDRKKTFSLPSQPKAKEGITIGIPAVLHLVADMPLWEHFFHSLNIRTLTSEPLATGLRDGKRLAGAEFCAPMTAMHGHVDWLLKKADYVFMPVYLEQKAEQKGLRRQYCYYTQFSTALAASCGTATDGKRLLTPMVHYLYSSFFTKAELYRMLKAVSNRSISFLEVSAAYEKARAFMAACRSELKAAYQSMAGAAQEEWHAVLLGRPYMVLSKTMNKGIPDLFAALGVKAVYQDMLSVTDADVTSIAPLLQEIHWHYAAEILAAAEVTAKTPGAYPVLVTAFGCSPDAFVIDYFKEIMSAHRKPYLILQLDEHDSRVGYETRIEAACRSFHHHHALHGSNACQTALPAPDLRDVKDSHDKTLLIPNWDPLSCPLIAANLRRAGLDARCLEESASTIRNSLKHNTGQCLPLNIIAQNFADYIETHDLDPGRTMLWLPVGQIACNLRLYPHHIKTLLNSYGHGMERAEVCVGRLSMIDIALFLPMNNYFAYMFGGYIRKMGCNIRPFETTVGETDRVIADAVSLLTEAFLKDDSKEAVISNLVSRFEKIGTTHSAASNQRPKVAIFGDLYVRDNPVINQNLIHFIEAHGGEVITLPYSEYLKMISKLYYRKWFIEGHFWDAFASSVWMASLRRKEKIYYLYFERILNEPEPVYDESAEEILSRYNMRIEHTGETMDNILKVHYLLKQYPDIALFVHASPSFCCPGLITEAMAGKIERLTGVPVVSITYDGSGGNKNEAIIPYLTYAAQGSRRESNRTPVPVPTEKSVFRH; from the coding sequence ATGTCATCCACCCGCGGGCTACTTGGTGTCGATATCGGTTCGGTGTCGGTCTGCCTTGTTGAAATAACCCCCGAGAAGGACATTGTTTACAGGGCGTATGCACCCCATCACGGCGATGTTAAGGGCACGATAAGAGATAAAATCCTCGCCGGCCGTGATCTATCGAGCGTTTGCGGCATTGCCGTCACCTCCTCCACGCCGGATATCATTCGCTGCACCCGAACGGTGGATAACCGGGTATCGATGATCAGCGCCGCGCGCCATTTTTACCTCCATTTCGGCTCGATTCTTTTTGTGGGCGGGGAAAAGTTCGGCATTCTTCTTTTTGATGCGGACGGCCGTTACCGGAAATTGATGACCAATACCGGTTGCGCGGCGGGAACCGGCAGCTTTCTGGATCAGCAGGCCGAACGGTTGGTCCTTTCGAATACAGAGGCGCTCAGCCGCATGGCGCTTTCGAATAAAGGCCCTGTTCCCGGAATCGCCACGCGATGCGCGGTGTTTGCCAAAACCGATCTGGCGCATGCGCAGCAGATGGGGTTTTCGCTGCCCGCCATCTGTGACGGGCTTTGTCGTGGTCTCGCCAAAAACATCGTCGATACGTTGGAGATTCATGAAGACACGCCGGACCCCATTCTGTTTACGGGCGGAGTCAGCCTCAATGAAGCCGTGGTCAACCACATCAAGGCCATTACCCGAAAAGAGGTGATTACTGCCGATACGCTGTTTTACGGTGCTTTTGGCGCAGCCCTGAACCTGCTGAGCGAAAAGGATGCGGCCGAGCCGATGCGGTTGCACGCCGTGGATGAGTTGTTTCTCCCCTCTCAAACAAGGCGCGTATACGCCTATCGTCCCCTGAAACTATTCTTGTCATCGTATCCGGATTTTTTCAGCAAGGATGCCTATGAATATGTGCATGAAAAAGACGGATCCCGGCTGACAGTGGCGGTGGATCGGTATTCTCGCCCCCCGGTCGGCGAGGGGGTTTATCTGGGCATCGATATCGGTTCCACGAGCACCAAAGCCGTGCTCATGGACAAACATAAGACCGTGCTGACCGGGTTTTACACGCGAACCGCCGGCGCGCCGATTCGGGCGACCCAGGCCCTGTTTGCCGCGATTCGGCATATGGCGGCCTCATCGGGGGCATCCTTTAACCTACTTGCTGCCGGGACAACCGGCGCGGGTAGAAAATTTATCGGCAAGCTCATCGGCGCGGATCTCGTTGTGGATGAAATCACCGCGCATGCGTTGGCTGCTGTTGAACTGGATGCGAACGTGGACACCCTGATCGAAATCGGCGGGCAGGACGCAAAATTCACCCTTCTGGAAAACGGTCAGGTCACCTTTTCCGCAATGAATAATGTGTGCGCTGCGGGCACGGGCAGTTTTATCGAAGAGCAGGCCAAACGGCTCGGGTGCCCCCTGGCCGATTTTTCGGCGGCCGCGGAGAACGTCGCGGCCCCGCTTGCCAGTGATCGATGTACGGTTTTCATGGAAAGGGACATCAATCAATATTTGGCTGAAGGATATGCCGTCAACGAGTTGCTGGCCGCCACGCTGCACTCGGTTCGGGATAACTATCTGACCAAGGTCGCCGTCGAGCGCCGGATCGGCAAGAATATTGTTTTTCAGGGTGCTACTGCGAAAAACCGGGCGCTGGTGGCCGCATTCGAGCAACGCCTTGAAAAACCCATTCGCGTTTCCCGCTATTGCCATCTTACCGGGGCGATGGGGGTCGCGCTGATGCTCTCGGCGCAACCCGTGACCCAAAGCGGATTCAAGGGGCTGCAGTTGAGCGAACTCGATATTCCCGTTCGTTCGGAGGTGTGTGAGTACTGCACCAATCACTGTAAAATCACCGTGGCGCAAGTGGACGGCGCGACGGTGGCGTACGGATTTTTATGCGGCAGGGACTACGATACCGGCAACTATGTGAGCAACAACCGTTCCGGATACGATTTGCTTAAAGACCGGAAAAAGACCTTTTCCCTTCCCTCACAACCGAAGGCGAAAGAGGGGATTACCATCGGGATTCCGGCCGTCCTTCACCTGGTAGCGGATATGCCGCTTTGGGAACATTTTTTTCACTCCCTTAACATTCGCACCCTGACCAGTGAACCATTGGCCACCGGGCTTCGGGATGGAAAGCGACTGGCGGGCGCGGAATTCTGCGCGCCCATGACCGCCATGCATGGTCATGTCGACTGGCTGCTGAAAAAGGCGGATTACGTGTTTATGCCCGTCTATTTAGAGCAGAAAGCCGAGCAGAAGGGACTGCGCCGGCAATATTGCTATTACACCCAATTTTCAACCGCGTTGGCCGCTTCTTGCGGCACGGCTACCGACGGAAAGCGCCTGCTCACCCCCATGGTACACTATCTGTACAGCAGCTTTTTTACGAAGGCTGAGCTTTACCGCATGCTTAAAGCGGTTTCAAATCGGTCCATCAGCTTTTTGGAAGTTTCGGCCGCTTATGAGAAGGCAAGGGCGTTCATGGCGGCATGCCGGTCCGAATTAAAAGCGGCCTATCAATCGATGGCGGGTGCGGCGCAGGAGGAATGGCATGCCGTATTGCTGGGCCGGCCGTACATGGTTCTTTCCAAGACCATGAATAAGGGCATTCCCGATCTTTTTGCCGCGCTGGGCGTCAAGGCCGTTTACCAGGATATGCTCTCGGTTACCGACGCGGATGTAACATCAATCGCCCCCTTGCTTCAGGAAATTCACTGGCACTATGCCGCTGAAATTCTGGCCGCCGCCGAAGTGACGGCAAAGACACCGGGCGCTTACCCCGTGCTGGTAACGGCCTTCGGGTGTTCTCCGGATGCGTTTGTGATCGACTATTTTAAAGAGATAATGAGCGCGCATCGAAAACCCTACCTCATTTTGCAACTGGACGAGCACGATTCGAGGGTCGGCTATGAAACCCGGATTGAAGCCGCGTGCCGGTCGTTTCATCATCACCATGCGCTGCATGGAAGCAACGCCTGCCAAACGGCCCTGCCGGCACCGGATTTGCGTGATGTAAAAGACAGTCACGACAAAACCCTGCTGATACCCAACTGGGATCCGCTGAGCTGCCCATTGATCGCGGCAAACCTCAGGCGCGCCGGATTGGACGCCCGCTGTCTGGAAGAAAGTGCATCAACCATTCGTAACAGTTTGAAGCATAATACAGGACAATGCCTTCCCCTGAACATCATCGCCCAGAATTTTGCGGATTATATTGAAACCCACGATTTGGATCCCGGCCGGACCATGCTTTGGTTGCCCGTGGGTCAGATTGCATGCAATTTAAGATTATATCCGCATCATATTAAAACACTTCTAAATAGCTACGGCCACGGTATGGAGCGGGCCGAGGTGTGTGTCGGCCGATTGTCGATGATCGACATCGCGCTTTTTTTGCCCATGAATAATTATTTTGCCTACATGTTCGGTGGGTACATTCGAAAAATGGGATGTAACATCAGACCCTTTGAAACAACGGTGGGCGAAACCGACCGGGTTATCGCGGACGCCGTGTCCCTTCTGACCGAGGCCTTTCTTAAAGACGACTCAAAAGAAGCGGTGATTTCGAACCTTGTGTCCCGGTTTGAAAAAATCGGCACCACGCACTCGGCGGCATCGAATCAAAGGCCGAAAGTAGCGATTTTCGGGGATTTATATGTCAGGGACAATCCCGTTATCAACCAGAACCTGATTCATTTTATCGAGGCGCACGGCGGGGAGGTGATCACCCTGCCATACAGCGAATACCTTAAAATGATTTCAAAGCTTTATTACCGGAAATGGTTTATTGAAGGGCATTTCTGGGATGCCTTTGCCTCATCGGTATGGATGGCCTCCTTAAGGCGAAAGGAAAAAATTTATTACCTGTATTTTGAACGGATTTTGAACGAACCGGAACCCGTTTACGATGAATCGGCCGAGGAAATTTTATCCCGTTACAACATGCGCATCGAGCACACCGGCGAGACGATGGACAACATTCTGAAGGTTCATTATTTGCTGAAGCAATATCCGGATATCGCCCTGTTTGTTCATGCCAGCCCGTCTTTTTGCTGCCCCGGCCTGATCACCGAGGCCATGGCCGGAAAAATAGAACGTCTTACGGGAGTGCCCGTCGTTTCAATCACCTATGACGGCAGCGGCGGCAACAAAAACGAGGCCATTATCCCCTATTTGACCTATGCGGCTCAAGGCAGCCGCCGCGAGTCGAATCGAACGCCGGTTCCCGTCCCGACGGAAAAAAGCGTTTTCAGGCATTAA
- a CDS encoding AMP-binding protein, producing MSKRASLTPEKPAVIFEDEGISYRALNDEVNQVAHFLKDKGLKKGDRIAVNLFNCPEVLACYFAAAKLGLIFVPLNFRMVSRELAYQINSCGARLLIFHDETQNEVALIRSSVSVEADKFMWLRSFGTNFDGPPDWAMDYHKAISGYPKTEPTPDAPIDLDDPLLILYTSGVTGASKGAVISHGQTYFKSFQYIFFSDMREDDVFLSQAPLCHSAGLAGAATTGLCRGVTLLMRKKFDAERFGKDIETYRATIVFGLTTMFRFVLETGVLDRVDLSSVRVVLGGGERTPVTLFEKLAEKGLYLQMGFGLTENSAMTLMPKEFVFPKMGACGLPNFFSDMWVEDEKGDRLPAGEIGHIVGSGPNVMTGYWNMPEETAATIVNGKIFTGDLGYMDESGFLYIADRAKDMYRSGAENVYPAEVERVLADHSKIEHVAIIGVPDDRWGETGKAFIVCRENETLTKEEVLEFLKGKVARYKFPMHVEFIDSLPMTAWGKVKKGELKYYRDKSN from the coding sequence ATGAGCAAACGGGCATCGCTGACGCCCGAAAAACCAGCCGTCATATTTGAAGATGAAGGCATTTCATACCGTGCGCTGAACGATGAGGTGAACCAAGTCGCTCACTTTTTGAAAGACAAGGGGCTGAAAAAAGGGGATCGCATTGCCGTGAATCTTTTTAATTGCCCGGAGGTTCTGGCGTGCTATTTTGCCGCCGCAAAACTGGGCCTAATTTTCGTTCCTCTGAATTTCAGAATGGTTTCCAGAGAGCTGGCCTATCAGATTAACAGCTGCGGGGCCCGGCTTCTCATATTTCATGATGAGACGCAGAATGAAGTGGCGCTGATCCGATCTTCTGTTTCAGTCGAGGCAGATAAGTTTATGTGGCTGCGATCTTTTGGAACGAATTTCGATGGTCCCCCCGACTGGGCGATGGATTATCACAAAGCGATCAGCGGGTATCCAAAGACAGAACCCACGCCGGATGCACCGATTGATTTGGATGATCCCCTTCTTATCCTGTATACTTCAGGGGTTACCGGCGCCTCGAAAGGCGCGGTCATTTCACACGGCCAAACCTATTTCAAGAGCTTTCAGTATATTTTTTTCTCCGACATGCGAGAGGACGATGTGTTTTTATCCCAGGCGCCCCTTTGCCATTCGGCGGGGCTCGCGGGTGCGGCGACAACGGGATTGTGCCGGGGCGTTACACTGCTGATGCGTAAAAAATTCGATGCCGAGCGATTTGGAAAGGACATTGAGACTTACCGCGCAACCATTGTTTTTGGTCTAACGACCATGTTTCGCTTTGTTCTGGAAACCGGTGTGCTGGACCGGGTGGACCTCAGCAGTGTGCGGGTGGTGCTCGGCGGCGGGGAAAGGACGCCGGTCACGTTGTTCGAAAAGCTTGCTGAAAAAGGGCTGTATTTACAAATGGGTTTCGGGCTGACGGAAAATTCCGCGATGACGCTGATGCCGAAAGAATTTGTTTTCCCCAAGATGGGTGCTTGCGGGTTGCCCAATTTCTTTTCGGACATGTGGGTGGAAGATGAAAAGGGCGATCGATTGCCCGCGGGGGAAATCGGCCATATCGTTGGGAGCGGTCCCAACGTGATGACCGGCTACTGGAACATGCCGGAAGAAACCGCCGCCACCATCGTGAACGGCAAGATCTTCACAGGGGATCTTGGGTATATGGATGAGAGCGGTTTTCTATACATTGCCGACAGGGCAAAAGACATGTACCGAAGCGGCGCCGAGAATGTTTATCCGGCCGAAGTGGAGCGAGTATTGGCGGATCATTCCAAAATAGAGCATGTCGCCATCATCGGCGTGCCGGATGACAGATGGGGGGAGACTGGAAAGGCTTTTATCGTTTGCAGGGAAAATGAAACGTTGACCAAAGAAGAGGTGCTGGAATTTCTCAAGGGAAAGGTGGCACGATATAAGTTCCCGATGCATGTTGAATTTATTGATTCCCTGCCGATGACGGCGTGGGGAAAAGTGAAAAAGGGGGAACTGAAATATTACCGGGATAAAAGTAATTAG
- a CDS encoding Fic family protein codes for MADPHKKLAESLEILRALQELGIVAIRSRDITRTHRERLIKNGFLQEVMKGWYIPVHPDEVGGDSTAWYASYWRFCAGYLKERFGKNWGLSPEQSLLLHVGNMTVPRQLLVRSPKARNKITSLPHGTSLLDVRAALPEAGQVVERDGLRLFSVPAALVGCGPGFFLQNATDVRAALVMARDASDLLGLLLEGGRTTIAGRLAGAFRNIGRDRIADEIIKTMRAAGFDIREKNPFEDSVDSIPLGRERSPHVNRIRLLWRRMREPILRQFPAAPGRPSNIAAYLEEADDKYVTDAYHSLSIEGYRVSPELIERVRSGEWNPDENKDDREHRNAWTARGYWQAYRAVRKSVRNVLEGENPGTVCENDHRDWYREMLGPSVTAGLLRASDLAGYRNDQVFIRGSMHVPPRCEAVRDCMPAFFDLLREEPEPSVRVVLGHFVFVYIHPYMDGNGRIGRFLMNVMLAAGGYPWTVIPVEKRNDYMDALESGSVKQDIAPFAAFLGRLLPSYRR; via the coding sequence ATGGCCGATCCACATAAAAAACTGGCGGAATCCCTTGAAATCCTGCGTGCGTTGCAAGAGCTCGGTATCGTCGCCATACGTTCGCGCGATATTACCCGAACGCACCGTGAACGCCTGATTAAAAACGGTTTTCTGCAAGAGGTGATGAAGGGGTGGTATATTCCGGTCCACCCGGACGAGGTCGGGGGTGACAGCACGGCGTGGTATGCATCGTACTGGCGCTTCTGCGCGGGCTATCTTAAGGAGCGTTTCGGCAAAAACTGGGGCCTCTCTCCCGAGCAGTCGCTGTTGTTGCACGTGGGGAATATGACGGTCCCGCGACAATTGCTTGTACGCTCTCCGAAAGCGCGCAACAAGATCACATCATTGCCGCATGGCACGTCCCTGCTCGATGTGCGCGCGGCCCTGCCCGAAGCCGGGCAGGTTGTAGAGAGGGATGGCCTGCGTCTGTTCTCCGTACCCGCCGCGCTAGTAGGCTGCGGACCCGGATTTTTCCTTCAAAACGCAACGGACGTTCGTGCGGCGCTGGTGATGGCGCGCGATGCATCCGATCTGCTGGGATTGCTTCTCGAAGGCGGGCGAACTACCATCGCCGGCCGTTTGGCGGGTGCATTCCGAAACATCGGGCGTGACCGCATTGCCGACGAAATTATAAAAACGATGCGAGCAGCGGGCTTCGATATACGTGAAAAAAATCCTTTCGAGGACTCGGTAGACTCGATTCCGCTGGGCCGCGAACGGTCGCCGCACGTAAACCGCATCCGCCTGTTGTGGCGGCGGATGCGGGAACCCATCCTGAGACAATTTCCGGCCGCCCCGGGCCGGCCTTCCAACATTGCCGCCTATCTCGAGGAAGCCGATGATAAATACGTCACGGATGCTTATCACTCGCTGTCCATTGAAGGGTACCGGGTCAGCCCCGAACTGATCGAACGGGTCCGAAGCGGAGAGTGGAATCCGGACGAAAACAAGGATGACCGCGAACACCGGAATGCATGGACTGCGCGCGGATACTGGCAGGCATATCGGGCGGTTCGGAAAAGCGTACGCAATGTCCTGGAAGGTGAAAACCCCGGTACGGTCTGCGAAAATGACCACCGGGATTGGTATCGCGAGATGCTCGGACCAAGCGTGACGGCCGGTCTCTTACGGGCCTCCGACCTCGCCGGTTACCGGAACGATCAGGTATTCATTCGCGGATCGATGCATGTGCCGCCGCGGTGCGAAGCGGTTCGGGATTGCATGCCGGCGTTCTTTGATTTGCTGCGGGAAGAACCGGAGCCATCAGTGCGTGTCGTATTGGGGCATTTCGTGTTTGTCTATATCCATCCCTACATGGACGGCAACGGCCGTATTGGAAGATTCCTGATGAACGTCATGCTTGCCGCGGGCGGATACCCCTGGACAGTAATTCCGGTGGAGAAACGAAACGACTATATGGATGCGCTGGAAAGCGGCAGCGTAAAACAAGATATCGCTCCATTCGCGGCTTTTCTCGGGCGCCTCCTACCCTCTTACCGAAGATAG